From a region of the Apibacter sp. B3706 genome:
- a CDS encoding MBL fold metallo-hydrolase codes for MKNFLNQLIVFTLFVTGVTSAQNFNNSGFQNLKIGDIQGVLLTDGYFYNPSVQPEIAPVAKAEDVNKILLDNYLPTDKLKLALNVLLLKKDNHLILFDTGTGEINGNGGKLLNALSVVGIKPEQITDIVITHAHLDHIGGLVADNKPVFPNATIYLTKKEYDFWTGKKQDFSKSKRSGNEAELKESIKAISTKLKSIKSKIKFIKDKETILNCITFSLAPGHTPGHIISTIYSNNESLVHIADLVHYGVLLFPHPEWGTSFDWNFDLAVKTRISVLDTLSRDKTLVFGYHLPYPGIGYVKKTNSNSFQWLTYPFLTPLQ; via the coding sequence ATGAAAAACTTTTTAAATCAATTAATTGTATTTACCCTTTTTGTTACCGGGGTTACATCTGCTCAAAATTTTAATAATTCCGGATTCCAAAATTTGAAAATCGGTGATATTCAAGGAGTATTACTTACCGATGGTTACTTTTATAATCCCTCGGTACAACCTGAAATAGCACCTGTAGCAAAAGCCGAAGATGTTAATAAAATACTTTTAGACAATTATTTACCTACCGATAAATTAAAATTGGCCTTAAATGTATTATTATTAAAAAAGGATAACCATTTAATTTTATTTGACACCGGAACGGGAGAGATTAATGGTAATGGTGGAAAATTGCTTAACGCCCTATCTGTGGTCGGTATTAAACCGGAACAAATTACAGATATTGTGATTACTCATGCTCATTTAGATCATATTGGAGGATTAGTTGCCGATAATAAACCGGTTTTTCCGAATGCCACTATTTATTTAACTAAAAAAGAATATGATTTCTGGACGGGTAAAAAACAGGATTTTTCAAAGTCTAAACGATCAGGAAATGAAGCTGAATTAAAAGAAAGTATTAAAGCAATCAGTACTAAATTAAAATCGATAAAATCGAAAATTAAATTTATCAAGGATAAGGAAACCATTTTAAATTGCATTACATTTTCATTAGCTCCGGGACACACTCCGGGACATATTATTTCAACAATTTATTCCAACAATGAATCATTGGTCCATATTGCTGATTTAGTTCATTATGGAGTATTATTATTCCCACATCCTGAATGGGGAACATCTTTTGACTGGAATTTTGATTTGGCAGTTAAAACACGTATTTCCGTTCTTGATACTTTAAGCAGGGATAAAACCCTTGTTTTTGGTTATCATCTTCCTTATCCGGGTATTGGCTATGTCAAAAAAACAAATTCCAATAGCTTTCAATGGTTAACTTATCCCTTTTTGACTCCTTTACAATAA
- the sucC gene encoding ADP-forming succinate--CoA ligase subunit beta, with the protein MNLHEYQGKEILASFGVRVQRGIVATTPEKAVEAAKEMNDQTGTKWWVVKAQIHAGGRGKGGGVKLAKSLDEVKEITSEIIGMNLITPQTPKKGKKVHQVFIAEDMYYPGEGKIEEFYMSVLLDRVKGKNVIIYSTEGGMDIETVAEKTPSLIFNEEIDPSVGLQNFQARKIAFNLGLFGEAFKNMVKFVTALYKAYIKSDATLFEINPVLKTSDNQIAAVDAKVTIDSNALFRHPEYVKLRDIREEDPTEVLAGEAGLNFVKLEGNVGCMVNGAGLAMATMDIIKLSGGDPANFLDVGGTADAERVEKAFRIILADDRVQAILVNIFGGIVRCDRVAQGILDAYKNMSDFIKVPIIVRLQGTNAEIAKKMIDESGLKVISALTLEDAANEVTKALA; encoded by the coding sequence ATGAATTTACATGAATATCAAGGAAAAGAAATACTTGCATCATTTGGAGTAAGAGTCCAAAGGGGAATAGTTGCTACTACACCGGAGAAAGCTGTAGAAGCAGCTAAAGAAATGAATGATCAAACAGGTACCAAATGGTGGGTGGTAAAAGCTCAGATTCATGCAGGAGGAAGAGGAAAAGGAGGAGGAGTTAAATTGGCAAAATCTTTGGATGAAGTTAAAGAAATCACCTCCGAAATCATAGGAATGAATCTAATCACTCCCCAAACACCTAAAAAAGGTAAGAAAGTTCATCAGGTATTTATTGCGGAAGATATGTATTATCCCGGAGAGGGTAAAATTGAAGAATTTTATATGTCTGTTTTATTAGACAGAGTGAAAGGAAAAAATGTAATTATATATTCTACAGAAGGAGGTATGGACATTGAAACGGTAGCAGAAAAAACTCCGTCACTTATATTTAATGAAGAAATAGACCCATCGGTTGGTTTACAAAATTTTCAAGCAAGAAAAATTGCTTTTAATCTCGGATTGTTCGGAGAGGCGTTTAAAAATATGGTAAAATTTGTGACTGCATTATATAAAGCTTATATAAAAAGCGATGCTACCTTATTCGAGATAAATCCAGTTTTAAAAACATCAGATAATCAAATTGCGGCAGTAGACGCAAAAGTTACCATTGATAGCAACGCTCTTTTCAGGCATCCAGAATATGTGAAATTAAGAGATATAAGAGAAGAAGATCCAACTGAAGTACTAGCAGGAGAGGCAGGATTAAATTTCGTAAAACTAGAAGGCAATGTAGGATGTATGGTAAACGGTGCCGGATTAGCTATGGCAACGATGGATATCATTAAACTTTCAGGAGGAGACCCGGCAAATTTTTTAGATGTTGGGGGAACTGCTGATGCTGAAAGAGTAGAAAAAGCATTTAGAATAATTTTAGCGGATGATAGAGTACAAGCGATACTCGTAAATATATTTGGAGGTATTGTTCGTTGCGATCGAGTAGCGCAAGGCATTTTAGATGCCTATAAAAATATGAGTGATTTTATAAAAGTTCCAATCATAGTACGATTACAGGGAACTAATGCAGAAATAGCTAAAAAAATGATTGATGAAAGTGGATTAAAAGTTATATCTGCTCTTACCTTAGAAGATGCGGCAAATGAGGTTACAAAAGCTTTAGCATAA
- a CDS encoding mechanosensitive ion channel family protein, translated as MELLSKFFKDYHLQLIATIIVIMGIYFLKLIINKIILKYGNHTHIKELRTRVVIKYSSILINILGFVLLITIWGVTPEWIFATFASFFAIVGVAFFAQWSLLSNVTAGFIIYFTVPFRIGDIIKIIDKDNPITATVEDIKAFYVVLRTDDGFPVTFPNNLILQKAILTLKAS; from the coding sequence ATGGAATTATTAAGTAAATTTTTTAAAGATTATCACCTTCAATTAATAGCTACTATAATTGTTATTATGGGGATATATTTTTTAAAACTTATTATAAATAAAATAATTTTAAAATATGGTAATCATACCCATATTAAAGAATTACGAACACGAGTAGTGATTAAATATTCAAGTATATTAATTAATATTTTGGGCTTTGTTCTTCTTATAACCATATGGGGAGTTACTCCGGAATGGATATTTGCTACATTTGCCTCTTTTTTTGCAATTGTAGGTGTCGCCTTTTTTGCCCAATGGTCATTATTAAGCAATGTAACTGCGGGTTTTATCATCTATTTCACAGTTCCATTTCGGATAGGAGACATTATAAAAATTATTGATAAAGATAATCCAATCACCGCAACTGTTGAAGATATTAAGGCTTTCTATGTTGTGCTACGTACCGATGATGGATTTCCGGTAACTTTTCCGAATAACTTAATTTTACAAAAAGCCATATTAACTTTAAAAGCTTCCTAA